The DNA region TCTTATTTTATATTAGAGAGGCGAAGCTACACTTATAAAatacatgcatttatttatttaatatatggTATATTCACACAGAAACTTCCAGAAGTATTTGCACCTCTAGTTAATAtcgtacactgcaaaaacataatattacaaagtatttttggtctagtttggTAAGattgtgattttgcagtgtataaaaagcctcaaaataaattcaaaaatcagCACAGGCAGTGTTGTTTCCAATtcaaatgttggatttttctaaatgtttcagattgatatgaatttatttcaagGCTTTTAAACCATTTCTACCGGCGTTGGAAGCCAAAAACCCAAAAGGTTCCGGTCAGGCCTTGAATACTGACTGATGATGACGACCAGCAGCAGGCTGGTGGGGTCCAGCTCGATGTTGGGGTTGCTGAACGTGTCGCAGAACGTTGTGTAGATGATCATGAGGAGGACGGCGCTGCTAATGGCGCCGAACGGAGGCTTCCGGCGCTCCAGGGACTCCTTGAGGAAACCGCGGCACACCTGCAGGCCGAGCCGGGAGGCGTTAGCAACTCGGTGTGTCCCAATTCAGGGGCTGCATCCTTCGAAAGCCGCGAATAAACGAGAAACGGGGCAGAAAAGCTGTTAATTCGGACAGGCCTAGCCTTCAGCTAGCTGCCTAGCCTCCAGCTAGCTGTCTAGCTTCCGCCGCAGCATTACtcatgttgcctagcaaccgtGTCAGAGcggcaaaaaggaaaaaatggagTCCGAAGTTTATGATTTTTACTCCTGCATTATCTTCTCCCTTTGTATAAAAGGCTGTCCGTTAACTTTAATCAGTCAGACCTATTTGCTCAGGAAAACAATAGATACTTAAGTAAAACAGACATTATACAGGTAGATATTACCTGACTGAATCTGTGTTTAACTCCCACCCATTGGGAAAAGCTTGCGGGAGTTTGAAAACGATGTGCCGGGAGTCGGGCTTTCTCTCCCGGTATACGGAACCTGAAGCGCCCCGCCAGCTGACAGCTGATGACGTCTCCGAAAATGTCAGAGCAATATTGCAATTAGGTGATGTACTGGTAAACTGATCATATATTTGATATCCACACAGCTATATTCTCGcctaaaaacattgtaaaagttCATGTGTCATATAAAGTGTAATATACCAAACATAATTTGCCGCTCTTCACCGCCCCGCAATGAATCATGGGATATGGTGGTCCGTGAGGGATACACCGAACCCAAACTTCAAATCTGGGGAAAAGAGGGACGCGTTTGGAGGAGGCTTCGTATTCGGATAGGCTATGATGTAAACGGCCTACAAATGCGGCCTTCGAAGGATGCAGCCTGAATTTGGATACGGTTAACGGGAACGAAGCCGCCGGGGCTGACCGGAAGTGGTGCGTCAAAAGCGTCTTCCTACCTGACCCAGGATCAGCGGAACAACAACCGTCATGAAGAGCTGAGAGAAGATGGAGGTGAAGGGAACAGAGGATGAAGATccgagctgcaggaggaggagagcagccAGGcgaaacaaaatgaataaaaacggAAAAATCTACAGAGTGGAGCGATTTAACATGCAGTTTTTAATATTCTGGTTGTTCCCATGATGTGTTGGATCACAATTTAGGGggaaaaagaattaaaacagtaataaagaacacaaaacactgcaaaagcacaacatCTTACTAAGGTTTTTTGTCTAGCTTCTAGTGCAGATAtattagtacactttaaataacttacaagtaacttttcagcaagatatacaaGCTTGCTTTAagccaatatttttttaatattgattaaaagtgATAGatctagcagattatttcactggtaacaagacatttttcccttgttataagtgaaataatctgcctttGGAAATCGTacccttttcatcaatattactatatctcactgaaaagttacttgaaagttatttcaagcgtactaagatatttgcaatagaaagtAGACCAAAGTTACTTggcaacattttatgtttttgcagtgattagaacaaaaattattcaaaatacaaGACAGATGACCCAGAGTGGATgaagattttgtgatttaatgATAACTGATGAACAGTAAAGAAACCCTGAACTAAAACATCATGATATCAGTTTAATTATGAATATAAAAGCCAACAGGAGCATCTTTTCACCTCCGTCTACAATAATTTGAGTAATTTTCTGGTTTGTAAGCATTTTTTGTGATTAGAAAAAGGTATCTAAAGCTACAGTCtgtaatttttacttaaaaaatatgctgtttacatatttattaaaactatgaGTTTgtcctctgccttctctcagagctaactagaaacaaccaatcagaatcaGGAGGTTCTGATTGGTAAATGTGACATTGAAGGATTTATCATGCTATAAATTGAAAACCAAATACAAGTTATTTTTTACCTTCTCAACAATAATTAGTTAAGATATTTGACCTGTCATGTCTCCAATTATACAACCGActttacattctggaggtttttgaaacggctcaaacattaatttaatgtgaaaaaacaactgggtgtttttttaagcgCTTCGGCTGGTTTTATAAGCAGTTGAGACCCGAATGGaagtacaaataatttttttaaaaagtgaattttgcataatatgtcccctctagaatattttaattaaacaaagtgGTCACATTGTTTTAGGAAATGGTTGTATAAACTGTGGAAACTTAAAACTTAAGAAGGAATTTGTATGTTTGTCTTAAAAAGGCAGTTTgctatatttttacttttgggGATCAATTGAAAAACCAAAAAGATCTAAAAGAATCCATTATCACCAGTAAGAACAGGATATGGCTCATTCTCTCTTTGGAAACAGTTTAGTctagtaaataaattattaaacttgactgtgtgtgtgtaaaactaaagaaaatgcaaaaagatgAACACTTTGTGTTCTATCTAACATTTTGCATCGTAAAAACATTTCCCAAAAGCTTTATTGGGAACATTGTCAACACATGGCGAATGTTTTATGACTTacaaagagcagcagcagcaacggAGTCACCACGATCCCCTGCAGGACAAACAGAAAGCATTAGAGCCCGGCCCGATCCGATACGGCCCCAAACCCGACCCAGACCCGAACCGCTCCTCACCAGGAAGCTTCCGAACGCCGAgttaaagatggccgccgcctGGAGGCACAGAGAGCAAGTGGTCAGCGGGGAGACAGCAACAGGCAGACTCACCAATCGCCTCTCGGGTCGAACCGACTCGGTGTGAGCGTCACCTCGTTCCCGCCGACTGCTTTGGTCAGAATGACGGCGGAGGAAACCGGAGGGGGCATGCAGCTCACTGTCTGTAACCtaggcaacaacaacaacaggaagAGGGTCAACTGGGGAAAAAACGTTTTCCAAATACATTCACATCTacacagggtttcccccagtgtattataagcctggcgggccaccaggctttccttgtgcccccaccaggctaagctttgcttatttatttaagtccttttaaaatgtttgcattttttaagactttatagttggtgttcaggtattaatcttccaatctttcaataatacataattatcaaatgatattttcaaatttcctgtcaactttaatcattttttaactgaaaaacacgacgggccgctggatgaacgACTGCCCAAACACCCAACCAGTTTCaaatgtcaacaacaaaacacattttcacttttttcattttatattctgtttatttcagcGTTATGTTCTCTTTGCTTTACTTGTGTattgaaactttaaaatgaccaaaataaacaaatatatctTCTCTTTTTCAGCAACAATTGTATAGCACATGCAGAAGGAAAGCCAACTGagttctgcttgggttgctaggtaacagtgctgggcttggctggggttgctaagtaacagtGAAGGCCATTAGAATATGAGTTAAATTTCTGAAACAGttcatttttcagacacataaaaacattattttattgataaaaaacagtttggttGGGCTTTTTTCAagcatttgttctgtttttacaagCAGTTGAGACCTGAATGgaagtttaaaaacatgaaaaaagttcatttttacataatgttgAGTTGTCTTTTTGGTATTTTCTAATGATGCTGCTGTTTCAGTAGCGAGGCcccaaaagaaaacagagcttCAACCTGAACGTTACATAAAGTTTGGATGTTGCTCCTAAACTTGCATAGAGAATCAGCTGTAATAACCATGACTGTGGCTCTTTGTGTTCGGCCCTCAGGTACATTTTAGACCCAGACAGAGCGcccctttcacacacacacacccacacacacacactgtaccCTTTGAGGAGCCACTGGTCGATGGCGGTCAGCGCCaggacctgcagcagcagccagacGACCAGGGGGAAGAAGACCAGTGTGAACGACTGGACGAAGAAGTGGAGGCGAACGTGGAACAACGCGTTCCTCAGCTCCTAAcgggaaaaaaacagacacgATGTTGAAAGGTTTCTGAGCTGCACCTGAAGGCAACGCGGCGCTGACTCACCTCCGTTTTCAGAGACAGGCCGCTGTTGAAGAAGATGAGGGAAACGGCGATGTAGGTGATGGTGACCTCTGGCCTTAGTGGACCTGACAGGCAAGAAGAACAAGGCGCTATTTTACACCGGTAACCGCGGTAACAGACCAAATCATTAGCTGCTAGACCTTCACTTTATGTTGTTCTAAcgcagtggtgtccaaacattttgccctgtcaaatttaaatgaatggTGGGCTAGAAAAATCcttgtgttttttagttttacctgctcaacaataaacattttttaattaaatctgtaAATTATTAAAGATACAAGACATAAAAAAGGCTGCAGACATttgccttattaaaagaaaaaacatctaatttccCATTTTTTTGGTCATCAATTGTTTTCTGCCTTGTTGGCCAAATTTCCTACCATTCTGGACTTGTGGTCAGAGGCTGAACAAAATCCTTTCAAAGTGTCAAATGGTTTAAATTAGGACAATGTTTACTagtcttagtttttttttcatatcagatcaagttttaattgtttttagtattttgtttcaataaaaaaaaaagatcacaaatggcagaaaatattttcataaagtggaaaatattttccaatgATTGAAAACGCATTCAATCATTGAATGCTATTGGGTGGAGAAcacgccacactttttagatttcattcatatgaaaatttaaaaaggtaggaataaagaaacatttctatgtttttgtAAATCGAAGTGAGGATTTTCGAGGAGCACCTGAAGGCAGCACAACAGTAGCAGCCGGGCAGGTTATCTTATCTACAGGTGAGGCGGAATTACATTATATTACTTATTTATCAGTACTTGTTATCAGTATTTGAGCAACAATCTCAGTATTAGTTCTAAAACTGTCCTCAGATTATATCTGAAAATCCCCAGACTGATTCTTCTTATAAAAACTAGAAGATAAAAGTCCTGACAGGAGTGTTGACATTTCCGCTGAATGCAACGTGTCACTAGGATCCAGGTAGGAGGAAACATTTCAGCGTCTTCCAGATAAATCTAAATCAATTCAGATTTATATTCAGCTGAGCTCTCCGTTTCTagcatttaaagttaaaaactcTCTATATAttcattcaaaactttaaaagaaccGCTTCGAACTCCGAGGCTCACCTCCTTTAACACCGACACCGGGCAGCAGTTTGGCCGACAGGATGACCAGCACTATCCCGATGATGAACCACTCCTTCCGCAGCCTCGCCAGGAGGCCCATGATTCAGCTGCCGGGGCTCTGCCTGCGGCCTCCCAGCCGGCCCTCCTATCGCAGCAGCCGGACTCAAGTTTCTGACACCTGCCGCTGCTTCTTCCTTCCCGGAGTTCAGTTGAAAAACACCAACGGAGCAACAGGAGCTACTTCCGGACACGTGGGCTGCGACGCCGCCGTAATGACCGAACAGAGGCGCACAATAACTTACCGtaacaaatgtttgaaaatataaaaaaatatacagaacaCACAACACGGTTTagcccaaaataaaacacacaatcGTTCACGTTTGCAACTTCAGAACAACGTTCACAACTGAAAATACCGGATACAATCTTAAAGCCGGAATTTGTCCCTTAAAAATAAGAGCGTTAAATCTAAAACCGGAAGTTAATCATAGATagaatgaagtaaaaaaaatatgcgcCCAGATACAAACAAATATAGAACTTAATTTAGagttattcaaaaataatatagTTATAACACGTATTTTAAAGTGAATATGTTTAAACTATAAAGAATTTAATagcataaattaaatacaaatattttaatatactaaaattaagttttacctgtattttaagtaaaattaaatcaaaggagaaatgttaatattagatttaaagtcatattaatacaaaaaataacagGCACAATaattgttcaataaaaaatatttgaattttaaattgaaatacaaAACGTATGCTACTATTACTATTTCCATCAGCAGTTGATCATATCATTTATATtagaaaactaattaaaatgagataaatAATGCAATTCAATAAAATAGAAACCGTAAAATTGTgatataagaaaataatttcaactgtctttaaaatgaaagttggaaaaggaaataaaatgaataaaaaattatcaaatatttgtgtaaaatctGATAAGagttaaaataaagtaaaattgaattaaaattatttttactaattCTATTAATAGTTTACAGGGGTAAtatttgaatgaaaacattaataaaatgaaaataaactaattaaaaataattggaaagtactgcaacaaataaattgctgctgcatttaaaataaaacttacaaaatattaaattttttaaaacagaatttacattttaacaatgttttgtaagaaaaagaaacaaaaggcaaaaacaataaaaaaaaaaaactatattatacgcatcaaacaaaacattatgaccaaaaacattgcagtttaaacatttatcttGTTGGTCCATTGACACCTGGCACATGTTCATAGAGTTGAAACTGAAAGCCAAAAGTTTTCCACACACTTTGATAAAGATAAACTGAATCAATATAAATAGGCTGCATACTGGTTAGATCACATCATCTTCATAACTGCAGGTAATTTAACTCTCATTAGCCTCAATAGAAACAGAGGAGGTTTGAATTTGCTGTTAAATGAAAgaggtttaaattattttcagatgtGAAATCTTGCCATtctgttaatttattatttcttgaACAAGATAAGTGGTTGGCAATATGTAAAGACAAGTaataatgtatgtttttgtttgtttttctccttcctctcaaCAACCAGCTGCTGAATGTTAATTTCTAAACCCTCAGCAGAAGTTCTGGTGTCCTCTGGTTTCCTTCCAGTCCACCAGCTGGTTCACAGAGGACAGTGAGGGCGTCTTCATCTCAGAGATGTGTGTCTTGATGAGAGAGTGTGCGCATGTATAACCCAGCTTCACCTGAAAGAGGTGACAAAAAACAGGCAAATTGTGAGATATCCTCTGCCCTTCCTTGTAGTTTTGGTGTTCCTCAGGGACCTACACTCACACTGctgttgtttagttttaaaataaatgatctttGAACTGTATCCAAAAAGTATGAGGGTGAATTCCCACCGGTCCGGTTTAgcctgctttaatc from Xiphophorus maculatus strain JP 163 A chromosome 14, X_maculatus-5.0-male, whole genome shotgun sequence includes:
- the slc10a7 gene encoding sodium/bile acid cotransporter 7 isoform X2, whose translation is MGLLARLRKEWFIIGIVLVILSAKLLPGVGVKGGPLRPEVTITYIAVSLIFFNSGLSLKTEELRNALFHVRLHFFVQSFTLVFFPLVVWLLLQVLALTAIDQWLLKGLQTVSCMPPPVSSAVILTKAVGGNEAAAIFNSAFGSFLGIVVTPLLLLLFLGSSSSVPFTSIFSQLFMTVVVPLILGQVCRGFLKESLERRKPPFGAISSAVLLMIIYTTFCDTFSNPNIELDPTSLLLVVIIIFSIQVSFMLLTFAFSTRSGSGFSPADTVAIIFCSTHKSLTLGIPMLKIVFEGYQHLSLISVPLLIYHPAQILLGSVLVPTIRSWMTSRQKGIKLSSLQPV
- the slc10a7 gene encoding sodium/bile acid cotransporter 7 isoform X1, with translation MGLLARLRKEWFIIGIVLVILSAKLLPGVGVKGGPLRPEVTITYIAVSLIFFNSGLSLKTEELRNALFHVRLHFFVQSFTLVFFPLVVWLLLQVLALTAIDQWLLKGLQTVSCMPPPVSSAVILTKAVGGNEAAAIFNSAFGSFLGIVVTPLLLLLFLGSSSSVPFTSIFSQLFMTVVVPLILGQVCRGFLKESLERRKPPFGAISSAVLLMIIYTTFCDTFSNPNIELDPTSLLLVVIIIFSIQVSFMLLTFAFSTRSGSGFSPADTVAIIFCSTHKSLTLGIPMLKIVFEGYQHLSLISVPLLIYHPAQILLGSVLVPTIRSWMTSRQKVTRSLWRLPGCWLCSCSDL
- the slc10a7 gene encoding sodium/bile acid cotransporter 7 isoform X3, producing MGLLARLRKEWFIIGIVLVILSAKLLPGVGVKGGPLRPEVTITYIAVSLIFFNSGLSLKTEELRNALFHVRLHFFVQSFTLVFFPLVVWLLLQVLALTAIDQWLLKGLQTVSCMPPPVSSAVILTKAVGGNEAAAIFNSAFGSFLGIVVTPLLLLLFLGSSSSVPFTSIFSQLFMTVVVPLILGQVCRGFLKESLERRKPPFGAISSAVLLMIIYTTFCDTFSNPNIELDPTSLLLVVIIIFSIQVSFMLLTFAFSTRSGSGFSPADTVAIIFCSTHKSLTLGIPMLKIVFEGYQHLSLISVPLLIYHPAQILLGSVLVPTIRSWMTSRQKTSLLLR